One Peptostreptococcus equinus genomic window carries:
- a CDS encoding MBL fold metallo-hydrolase yields the protein MKLTYIYHSCFLLEFEDRYLLFDYYKKDLPKMNLKKKLYVFSSHVHKDHFNKNIFNIFNKHMDVEYILSDDIQYRDYPKYKRVHYVSPNSKYKIGDMDMQTLTSTDEGVAFLINVNGKSIYYAGDLNWWTWDGFESEKEYEDMTNRFKHEIDKIKGLEFDLAMVPLDPRQGDRYDWGMKYFLENTKTKNIAPMHCWDKYEVIDRFREDNSEISKDINIIDTNLIKDGIDL from the coding sequence ATGAAATTAACTTATATATATCACAGTTGTTTTTTACTAGAATTTGAAGATAGATATCTTTTGTTTGATTATTACAAAAAAGATTTACCTAAGATGAACCTAAAGAAAAAATTATATGTCTTTAGTTCTCATGTTCATAAAGATCATTTTAATAAGAATATATTTAATATTTTTAATAAGCATATGGATGTAGAGTATATATTATCAGATGATATACAATATAGGGACTATCCTAAATATAAGCGAGTTCATTATGTAAGTCCAAATTCTAAATATAAGATTGGAGATATGGATATGCAAACTCTTACTAGTACTGATGAAGGAGTGGCCTTTTTAATAAATGTAAATGGCAAGAGTATTTATTATGCAGGTGATTTAAATTGGTGGACATGGGATGGATTTGAAAGTGAAAAAGAATATGAGGACATGACAAATAGGTTCAAACATGAAATTGATAAAATAAAAGGTTTAGAATTTGATTTGGCTATGGTTCCCCTAGACCCTAGACAAGGAGATAGATATGATTGGGGTATGAAATACTTTTTGGAAAATACAAAGACAAAGAATATAGCTCCAATGCATTGCTGGGATAAATATGAAGTAATTGATAGGTTTAGAGAAGATAACTCAGAAATAAGTAAAGACATAAATATAATTGATACGAATTTAATAAAAGACGGAATTGATTTATAA